Proteins encoded in a region of the Bactrocera tryoni isolate S06 chromosome 4, CSIRO_BtryS06_freeze2, whole genome shotgun sequence genome:
- the LOC120774983 gene encoding acylphosphatase-2-like, whose amino-acid sequence MSKEELFSFDFDLKGQFPKEAITKFLETQVNVLGLRGWAKEVKPGQIKGHLEGVLPKLDKFKKVIEAAETFAVQLSETVFSEMKKIEKYTAEAFEIKK is encoded by the coding sequence ATGTCTAAAGAAGAATTGTTTTCATTCGATTTCGATCTCAAAGGTCAATTTCCAAAGGAGGCGATAACCAAATTTCTGGAAACACAAGTCAATGTTCTTGGTCTACGCGGATGGGCGAAAGAAGTCAAGCCAGGACAAATTAAAGGGCACCTTGAGGGCGTCTTGCCAAAGTTGGACAAGTTTAAGAAAGTCATAGAGGCAGCAGAGACATTTGCAGTGCAACTATCGGAAACAGTGTTTAGCGAAATGAAGAAGATTGAAAAATACACGGCAGAAGCTTTCGAAATTAAGAAGTAG
- the LOC120774982 gene encoding acylphosphatase-2-like, with translation MSIELPKLRVRKTELYACEFEISARVPRELFNQFLEKEINQLGIRGWAQEVEDGCIKGRLEGEITKMDKLKVILRNSPQFGSKIIGTVFGELKKINKYSAIKFEVIC, from the coding sequence ATGTCCATTGAATTACCCAAACTACGTGTCAGGAAAACCGAGCTCTACGCATGTGAATTCGAGATTAGCGCCAGAGTGCCGCGTGAGCTCTTCAACCAATTTCTGGAAAAGGAAATCAATCAGCTCGGTATCCGAGGTTGGGCTCAAGAGGTCGAGGATGGATGTATCAAAGGTCGACTTGAGGGAGAGATCACCAAAATGGATAAACTCAAAGTTATTTTGAGAAATTCACCGCAATTTGGTTCAAAAATTATCGGTACTGTTTTCGGCGAATTGAAAAAGATCAACAAATATTCGGCTATAAAATTTGAAGTCATTTGCTAA